In Oryza sativa Japonica Group chromosome 2, ASM3414082v1, the following are encoded in one genomic region:
- the LOC9267140 gene encoding early light-induced protein 1, chloroplastic, with protein MAAATMALSSSFAAAAAGGAPWRGVVGAGRAAVGFPPRRRAVALVVRAQTEPDVEPTKEETTTSSTPTPTPSPAAAAPKAKPAASTGLWDVLAFSGPAPEPINGRLAMVGFVSALAVEASRSGELLEEASSGGGLAWFAATAAVRPSRPPRRRFRVPRRRCLCPTPRARGRLLVVAAAAASVSASRAAARNRLHLSPRRGVPARRGRGRHRRLVPRRRSRRVRVTRCRLRRRIPRLRRQR; from the exons ATGGCGGCTGCTACCATGGCGCTGAGCTCctccttcgccgctgccgccgctggtgGCGCGCCATGGCGTggtgtcgtcggcgccggccgcgccgcggtTGGCttcccgcctcgccggcgtgcTGTCGCGCTCGTCGTTAGGGCCCAAACCGAG CCGGATGTGGAGCCGACGAAGGAGGAGACGACCACATCGTCGACCCCGACCCCGACTCcgagccccgcggcggcggcgcccaaggcgaagccggcggcgagcacgggGCTGTGGGACGTGCTGGCGTTCAGcgggccggcgccggagccgatCAACGGGCGGCTGGCGATGGTGGGGTTCGTGTCGGCGCTCGCCGTGGAGGCGTCGCGCAGCGGCGAGCTCCTGGAGGAGGCCAGCAGCGGGGGCGGGCTCGCGTGGTtcgccgctaccgccgccgttcgtccatcccgcccgccgcgccgccgcttccgcgtcccccgccgccgctgcctctgtCCGACTCCGCGCGCGAGGGGGCGGCTGCtcgtcgtggccgccgccgccgcctccgtctctgcgtcccgcgccgccgcccgcaaccGCCTCCATCTGTCCCCGCGCCGAGGGGTGCCTGCTCGTCGTGGCCGCGGCCgacaccgccgcctcgtcccccgccgccgcagccgccgcgtcCGTGTcacccgctgccgcctccgccgccgcatcccccgTCTGCGCCGCCAGCGATAA